One window from the genome of Babylonia areolata isolate BAREFJ2019XMU chromosome 11, ASM4173473v1, whole genome shotgun sequence encodes:
- the LOC143287777 gene encoding G-protein coupled receptor GRL101-like produces the protein MLNLRTLNLNGNELRRVNVTHFVGLENLQVLSLSNNPITSLYLYHDDTWKSSVSCKVAGFLSLLSSEVSALFIWLITLDRFIVIHFPFSTLRFQRMSATMACLLTWFGCWFLALLPLLPMTSHWEFYSQTGTCIPLSVTGKEFKGKVFSFSVLIVLNFVLFLSISVGQALIYWSIKSTSLKTNTTKVSRDMTIAGRLITVAVTDFLCWFPIGICGMLALAGTPIPGEVSVALSIFVLPLNSAVNPFMYTFNTLAEKRRKTNEDNFVKWLESNADLIMT, from the exons ATGTTGAATTTGAGGACTCTTAACCTCAATGGCAACGAACTCCGACGTGTCAATGTCACACATTTTGTTGGCTTAGAGAATCTTCAGGTATTGTCTCTTTCCAACAACCCCATCACCTCACT GTATCTGTATCACgatgacacatggaaaagcagtgtGAGCTGTAAAGTGGctggttttctgtctttgttgtccaGTGAAGTGTCCGCTCTGTTTATCTGGCTGATCACATTGGACCGTTTCATCGTTATTCACTTTCCGTTCAGCACATTACGATTCCAGAGGATGTCAGCAACAATGGCTTGTTTATTGACGTGGTTTGGTTGTTGGTTTCTAGCCTTGTTACCATTACTCCCAATGACCtcacactgggagttctacagccagacaggcaccTGCATTCCTCTGTCAGTGACAGGGAAAGAGTTTAAAGGTAAAGTATTTTCTTTCAGTGTGCTGATCGtccttaattttgttttgtttttatcaatttCTGTTGGTCAGGCCCTCATTTATTGGTCAATAAAAAGCACTTCATTGAAGACCAACACGACAAAAGTCTCACGCGACATGACCATAGCTGGACGTTTGATCACTGTTGCAGTCACAGACTtcttgtgctggtttcccattgggaTTTGTGGAATGCTGGCGTTGGCAGGTACCCCCATTCCCGGAGAAGTGAGTGTGGCCCTATCTATTTTCGTGTTACCCCTGAACTCTGCAGTCAACCCCTTCATGTACACGTTCAACACACTGGCTGAGAAGCGGAGAAAGACAAATGAAGACAATTTTGTAAAGTGGCTGGAGTCTAATGCTGACCTGATCATGACTTAA